The genomic window CGCGCGGCCTCCTCGACCGGCCGGTCGCGCAGGAAGCACAGGATGAGGCCACCGGTGACGCCCAGCTCCGCCTCCGCCCGGGTCAGGGCGTCGTGCAGGCCGTCGACGACGTCGGTGAACGCGACCCCGCGCGGGGTGTGCGCCTGCGGGTCGAAGAACACCTCGACGTGCGCCAGGCCCTGCGCCGCGGAGCGTTCCAGGTACGCCCAGAGCAGGTCGTGGAAGTCCCGCCGGGTGCGCAGCACGGCGGTCGTGGCGTAGTAGAGGTCCAGGAACGACTGCAGGTCGGTGAAGTCGTAGGCCGCGCGCAGGTCCTCGACGGAGGCGAAGGGCAGGTCGACGCCGTTGCGGCGGGCCAGCTCGAAGGCCAGTTCGGGTTCCAGGGTCCCCTCGGCGTGGAGGTGGAGCTCGGCCTTGGGGAGTTCGGTGAAGCGCGACACGCCGTCATGGTGTCACGCGGTGCTGCGGGCCAGGACGTGCCGGTGGAACCCCTCGGTCTGCGCCACGACCGTCGCCGGGGTGGGCAGCGCGCCCCGGTCCCAGCCCAGGCCCCGGCCCGCGACGGCCTCACGGACCAGGGGCCCCCACTCCGGCGCCGTCTCCTGAACCCACTGCGCCGCAGCCGCCTTGGACACCACGCGACCGTGCCGGGCCCGGTGCAGCAGCCGGCACAACCCCAGGACGTGCTGCTGCTGGGCCAGCAGGTCCCCGAACTGCTCGGGCCGGGCGCGCACGTCCTCGTCCCAGCGCCGCAACGTCTCGACGGCGTCGGTACGCAGGGCGTCGGGGCTGACCGGGTCGACGAGGTCGCGGCCCGCCGGACCGGTCAGGACGAGGCCGTGGTGGCGCAGGACCCAGCGCACGGCCAGGGAGTTGTCGTGCGTCGACCACTGCATCCGCCGGTGGCCGTTGTCGACGTACAGCCACGGGTCCGTCCCCGGCCGCCGGAGTTCGGCC from Kineococcus rhizosphaerae includes these protein-coding regions:
- a CDS encoding aminoglycoside adenylyltransferase domain-containing protein; its protein translation is MRLEEVLAELVRGARDVLGEDLVGAYQVGSFALGAADAASDVDVLVVTAGALDADAERGLRELHARLPDLDSGWARHLEGSYAPRAELRRPGTDPWLYVDNGHRRMQWSTHDNSLAVRWVLRHHGLVLTGPAGRDLVDPVSPDALRTDAVETLRRWDEDVRARPEQFGDLLAQQQHVLGLCRLLHRARHGRVVSKAAAAQWVQETAPEWGPLVREAVAGRGLGWDRGALPTPATVVAQTEGFHRHVLARSTA